From the Streptococcus sp. 29887 genome, one window contains:
- a CDS encoding PspC domain-containing protein — MNKKWYKDKSRGELAGVIAGLYDYFNLYENYGWKLENVRLVVIILAIVTNLPFLTAYIILAILLPNKSELN, encoded by the coding sequence ATGAATAAGAAATGGTATAAAGACAAAAGTCGTGGTGAACTGGCTGGCGTCATCGCTGGCCTGTATGATTACTTCAATCTATACGAAAACTACGGTTGGAAATTAGAGAACGTTCGATTGGTGGTCATTATATTAGCTATTGTCACCAACCTCCCCTTTCTAACCGCCTATATCATTCTGGCTATACTTTTACCAAACAAGTCTGAACTCAACTAA
- a CDS encoding CPBP family intramembrane glutamic endopeptidase, translating into MGKFSNGVNWLGQKLWILLRVFGFMVLAVLPDVILNLSTSQLAQWGAALLSVGILVFMYWRAEKNGITIWDGSFLTWKGLCLVVLTFTVAQLFIYLGYYIMELQGIEETSNELELTKLLENIPFWLALINMACLPAISEEIIVRGYLFKKLFEKYKILGIVVSGLIFAFLHGPTDLGSWIIYASPGFLLAYLYYKTDYLIYPIAVHFINNAWSVVAFYYFQ; encoded by the coding sequence TTGGGAAAATTTAGTAATGGTGTGAATTGGCTTGGTCAAAAACTTTGGATTTTACTAAGAGTTTTTGGTTTCATGGTGCTAGCTGTTCTTCCAGATGTGATATTAAATCTATCTACTTCGCAATTAGCTCAGTGGGGAGCAGCCTTGTTGTCCGTTGGCATTCTTGTCTTTATGTATTGGAGGGCTGAAAAGAATGGCATTACCATCTGGGATGGAAGTTTTTTAACTTGGAAAGGTCTTTGTTTAGTTGTCTTAACTTTCACAGTGGCTCAGCTATTTATCTACCTTGGCTATTACATTATGGAACTTCAGGGGATTGAAGAAACCAGCAATGAGCTTGAATTGACAAAGTTATTAGAAAACATTCCATTTTGGTTAGCTCTTATCAATATGGCTTGTTTGCCTGCTATTTCAGAGGAGATCATTGTCAGAGGTTATCTTTTCAAAAAGTTATTCGAAAAGTACAAGATTTTGGGGATTGTAGTATCCGGTTTGATTTTTGCTTTCCTGCATGGACCAACAGATTTGGGTTCATGGATTATTTATGCTAGCCCAGGTTTTTTACTGGCTTATCTCTACTATAAAACGGATTATCTGATTTACCCAATAGCAGTTCATTTTATCAATAATGCCTGGTCGGTAGTGGCATTTTACTATTTTCAATAA
- a CDS encoding acetyl-CoA carboxylase carboxyl transferase subunit alpha, protein MTSDVARMIRLARDQTRLTTLDYATQLFDDFIELHGDRNFRDDEAVVGGIGFLAGQPVTVIGIQKGKNLQDNLKRNFGQPHPEGYRKALRLLKQAEKFGRPVVTFINTAGAYPGVGAEERGQGEAIARNLMEMSDLKVPIIAIIIGEGGSGGALALAVADQVWMLENSMYAVLSPEGFASILWKDGSRAMEAAELMKITSYELEKLQVVDKVILENGRATKEVLADIKENLVSQLAQLQALPLDELLEKRYQRFRKY, encoded by the coding sequence ATGACCAGTGATGTAGCACGTATGATCCGTTTGGCACGTGACCAGACTCGCCTGACCACCTTGGACTATGCCACACAACTCTTTGATGACTTTATCGAATTGCACGGCGATCGGAATTTCCGTGATGACGAAGCTGTAGTGGGTGGCATCGGCTTTCTAGCAGGTCAGCCTGTGACAGTTATCGGTATCCAAAAAGGGAAAAATCTTCAGGACAACCTCAAACGCAACTTTGGTCAGCCCCATCCAGAAGGCTACCGCAAGGCTCTTCGCCTCCTGAAACAGGCGGAAAAGTTCGGCCGTCCCGTTGTCACCTTTATCAATACTGCTGGAGCCTATCCCGGTGTCGGTGCAGAGGAGCGTGGACAGGGTGAGGCCATTGCCCGCAACCTCATGGAGATGAGTGACCTCAAGGTGCCTATTATCGCTATTATCATCGGCGAGGGCGGCTCTGGTGGAGCTCTGGCTCTAGCGGTGGCAGATCAGGTCTGGATGCTGGAAAACTCCATGTACGCCGTCCTCAGCCCCGAAGGTTTCGCCTCTATCCTCTGGAAAGACGGCAGTCGGGCCATGGAGGCGGCAGAACTCATGAAGATTACCTCCTATGAGTTGGAGAAGCTCCAAGTGGTCGATAAAGTTATTTTGGAAAATGGCAGAGCGACCAAGGAAGTCTTGGCTGACATCAAGGAAAACTTGGTCAGTCAGTTGGCTCAACTACAAGCCTTGCCACTTGATGAGCTACTCGAAAAACGCTATCAACGATTCAGAAAATACTAG
- the accD gene encoding acetyl-CoA carboxylase, carboxyltransferase subunit beta, protein MALFRKKDKYIRINPNRSRIESAPQAKPEVPDELFSKCPACKVILYKNDLGLEKTCQHCSYNFRITAQERLALTVDDASFEELFTGIETTNPLDFPNYLEKLAATRQKTGLDEAVLTGKATIGGQPVALGIMDSHFIMASMGTVVGEKITRLFELAIEERLPVVLFTASGGARMQEGIMSLMQMAKISAAVKRHSNAGLFYLTVLTDPTTGGVTASFAMEGDIILAEPQTLVGFAGRRVIESTVRENLPDDFQKAEFLQEHGFVDAIVKRQDLPATISRLLRMHGGVR, encoded by the coding sequence ATGGCTTTGTTTCGCAAAAAGGACAAATATATCCGCATCAATCCCAATCGTTCGCGGATAGAGTCAGCACCTCAAGCAAAGCCAGAGGTGCCAGATGAACTCTTTTCCAAATGTCCTGCTTGTAAGGTCATCCTTTACAAGAATGATTTAGGATTAGAGAAAACCTGTCAACACTGTTCCTATAATTTTCGGATTACAGCCCAGGAACGCCTGGCTTTGACAGTCGATGACGCTTCGTTTGAGGAATTGTTTACAGGGATTGAAACAACTAATCCGTTGGACTTTCCCAATTATCTAGAGAAATTGGCAGCCACCCGTCAAAAGACAGGTTTGGACGAGGCTGTTTTGACAGGCAAGGCGACAATCGGCGGTCAACCAGTTGCCCTTGGCATCATGGATTCGCACTTTATCATGGCTTCTATGGGCACGGTGGTCGGTGAGAAAATTACCCGCCTCTTTGAGTTGGCGATTGAAGAACGTTTGCCAGTTGTCCTCTTTACCGCATCTGGTGGTGCTCGTATGCAGGAAGGCATTATGAGCCTAATGCAAATGGCCAAGATTTCTGCAGCCGTAAAACGCCATTCCAACGCTGGCCTCTTTTACCTGACGGTCTTGACAGACCCCACAACAGGAGGTGTGACAGCTAGTTTTGCCATGGAAGGCGATATTATCCTAGCTGAGCCGCAGACCTTGGTTGGTTTTGCAGGACGACGGGTTATTGAGTCAACCGTTCGAGAAAATCTGCCTGACGATTTTCAGAAGGCGGAATTTTTACAGGAACACGGCTTTGTTGACGCTATTGTCAAACGCCAGGACTTGCCAGCGACCATCAGTCGCTTGTTGAGAATGCATGGAGGTGTTAGATGA
- a CDS encoding acetyl-CoA carboxylase biotin carboxylase subunit: protein MFEKILIANRGEIAVRIIRAARELGIATVAVYSEADKEALHTMLADEAVCIGPARSTDSYLNMQAVISAAVVTGAQAIHPGFGFLSENSKFATLCEEVGIKFIGPSGTVMDTMGDKINARAEMIKAQVPVIPGSDGEVLTSQEALAIAEKIGYPVMLKASAGGGGKGIRKVEKAEDLVPAFESASSEAKAAFGNGAMYMERVVYPARHIEVQILADQHGHVIHLGERDCSLQRNNQKVLEEAPSIAIGQTMRNRIGQAAVRAAQSVGYENAGTIEFLLDEAKGEFYFMEMNTRVQVEHPVTEFVTGVDIVKEQIKIAAGQELSVRQEDVKITGHAIECRINAENPAFNFAPSPGKISNLYLPSGGVGLRVDSAVYPGYTIPPYYDSMIAKVIVHGENRFEALMKMQRALYELEIDGVVTNTDFQLDLISDKRVVAGDYDTAYLMEEFLPRYQEELKK, encoded by the coding sequence ATGTTTGAGAAGATTTTGATTGCCAATCGTGGTGAGATTGCGGTGCGGATCATTCGTGCGGCCAGAGAGTTGGGGATTGCGACGGTGGCTGTCTATTCAGAGGCTGACAAGGAAGCCCTCCACACCATGTTGGCAGATGAGGCTGTCTGTATCGGACCAGCTCGTTCGACAGACTCCTATCTCAATATGCAGGCAGTCATCTCGGCGGCTGTTGTGACAGGTGCCCAGGCCATTCATCCTGGCTTTGGATTTTTGAGTGAAAACTCTAAATTCGCCACCCTCTGTGAAGAGGTCGGTATCAAATTTATCGGGCCTTCGGGGACAGTCATGGATACCATGGGCGATAAAATCAATGCACGGGCAGAGATGATTAAGGCCCAAGTCCCTGTCATTCCAGGATCAGACGGCGAAGTTTTGACCAGCCAAGAAGCTCTTGCAATCGCTGAGAAAATTGGCTACCCTGTCATGCTCAAGGCATCGGCAGGTGGTGGCGGTAAGGGAATTCGTAAGGTGGAAAAAGCCGAAGACCTAGTGCCAGCCTTCGAATCAGCTTCCAGCGAAGCCAAGGCAGCCTTTGGCAACGGAGCCATGTATATGGAGCGTGTTGTCTATCCAGCCCGGCATATCGAGGTGCAGATTTTAGCGGATCAACACGGCCATGTCATCCATCTGGGAGAACGGGACTGTTCCCTTCAACGCAACAACCAGAAGGTTTTGGAAGAAGCTCCGTCTATCGCCATTGGTCAGACCATGCGGAATCGGATCGGTCAAGCAGCGGTGCGGGCAGCCCAGTCTGTCGGCTATGAAAATGCGGGGACTATTGAGTTCCTCTTGGACGAAGCCAAGGGCGAATTTTACTTCATGGAAATGAACACACGGGTGCAGGTGGAACATCCTGTTACCGAATTTGTAACCGGTGTGGATATTGTCAAGGAGCAAATCAAGATTGCGGCTGGGCAGGAACTCAGTGTCCGCCAAGAAGATGTGAAGATTACTGGTCATGCCATTGAATGCCGCATCAATGCTGAAAATCCAGCCTTCAATTTTGCCCCAAGTCCAGGTAAGATTTCCAATCTCTACCTGCCAAGCGGTGGTGTTGGTTTGCGTGTGGATTCGGCAGTTTACCCTGGCTACACCATTCCGCCCTACTATGATTCGATGATAGCCAAGGTCATCGTGCATGGGGAAAATCGTTTTGAAGCCCTGATGAAGATGCAGCGAGCCCTCTATGAATTGGAAATTGACGGAGTGGTGACCAATACAGACTTCCAGCTGGACTTGATTTCCGACAAGCGTGTGGTAGCAGGTGACTATGATACTGCCTACCTCATGGAAGAATTTTTACCTCGCTATCAGGAAGAATTAAAAAAGTAA
- the fabZ gene encoding 3-hydroxyacyl-ACP dehydratase FabZ, translating into MIDILKIKEALPHRYPMLLVDRVLEVSEDEIVALKNVTINEPFFNGHFPDYPVMPGVLIMEALAQTAGVLELSKEENKGKLVFYAGMDKVKFKKQVVPGDQLIMTAKFVKRRGTIAVVEAKAEVDGKLAAYGVLTFAIGK; encoded by the coding sequence ATGATTGATATTTTGAAAATTAAAGAGGCTCTTCCTCATCGCTATCCTATGCTCTTGGTCGATCGTGTCCTTGAAGTATCAGAAGATGAGATTGTCGCCCTTAAAAATGTGACCATTAACGAGCCCTTCTTCAACGGGCATTTCCCAGACTACCCTGTTATGCCAGGCGTTCTCATCATGGAGGCCTTGGCACAAACCGCAGGTGTCTTGGAGTTGTCCAAGGAAGAAAACAAGGGCAAGCTGGTCTTTTATGCCGGCATGGACAAGGTCAAATTTAAGAAGCAAGTTGTACCTGGTGACCAGTTGATCATGACAGCTAAATTTGTCAAACGCCGGGGAACCATCGCAGTCGTTGAAGCAAAGGCAGAGGTGGACGGAAAATTGGCTGCGTATGGGGTGTTGACTTTTGCTATTGGGAAATAA
- the accB gene encoding acetyl-CoA carboxylase biotin carboxyl carrier protein, with the protein MNITEIKDLMSQFDQSSLREFSYSNAGETLHFSKNQQAIAAPSPIVEAPLAPVAPASPAPVPAVETSEPAPVEASSAPAAEGAVVESPLVGVAYLSPAPDKSAFVAVGDTVKKGQTLMIIEAMKVMNEVPADRDGVVTEILVANQDVVEFGQGLVRIK; encoded by the coding sequence GTGAATATTACAGAAATTAAGGACCTGATGAGTCAATTTGACCAGTCAAGTTTGCGAGAATTTTCATATAGCAATGCTGGGGAAACCTTGCATTTCAGTAAAAACCAGCAGGCGATAGCGGCTCCGAGTCCAATCGTAGAAGCTCCGCTTGCACCAGTAGCTCCTGCAAGCCCAGCCCCTGTGCCAGCAGTTGAAACCAGTGAGCCAGCTCCAGTAGAAGCCAGCTCAGCCCCTGCGGCAGAGGGTGCGGTAGTGGAAAGTCCACTTGTTGGTGTGGCCTATTTGTCACCAGCTCCTGACAAGTCAGCCTTTGTAGCAGTTGGTGATACGGTCAAAAAAGGGCAGACCCTCATGATTATCGAAGCCATGAAGGTCATGAACGAAGTGCCTGCTGACCGTGATGGTGTGGTCACAGAGATTTTAGTGGCCAACCAGGATGTTGTAGAATTTGGACAAGGATTGGTACGCATCAAATGA
- the fabF gene encoding beta-ketoacyl-ACP synthase II produces MTKLNRVVVTGYGLTSPIGNTPEEFWDSLVNGKIGIGKITKFDTSQYTVHNAAEIKDFPFDKYFVKKDTNRYDNYSLYALYAAQEAVTNAGLDTEAVDSDRFGVILSTGIGGILEIEEQVARMNEKGPKRIRPMALPKALPNMAAGNIAMQVGANGVCKCVITACASSNDALGEAFREIKFGFQDVMLAGGSEAAITPFAIGGFQALTAMSTTEDPSRASIPFDKDRNGFVMGEGAAVLVLESLEHAEARGATILAEIVGYGNTCDAHHMTSPHPEGLGAIKAMKLAISEAGLEPADIDYINAHGTSTPANEKGESQAIVSVFGKNTPVSSTKSFTGHLLGAAGAVEAAAVIEAMRHSYAPKTAGTTELSDYIEADVIYGQGRDMEIRHAISNTFGFGGHNSVIAFKRWEA; encoded by the coding sequence ATGACAAAACTAAATCGTGTAGTGGTGACAGGCTACGGTCTGACATCTCCAATTGGAAATACACCAGAAGAATTCTGGGATAGCCTGGTCAATGGCAAGATTGGTATCGGAAAGATTACCAAGTTTGACACTAGCCAATACACTGTCCATAATGCAGCGGAAATCAAGGATTTTCCATTTGACAAATACTTCGTTAAGAAAGATACCAACCGCTACGACAACTACTCCCTCTATGCTCTTTATGCGGCTCAAGAGGCAGTAACCAATGCTGGTCTGGATACAGAAGCCGTTGACAGCGACCGTTTCGGTGTTATCTTGTCAACAGGTATCGGTGGGATTTTGGAAATCGAGGAGCAGGTTGCTCGCATGAACGAAAAGGGACCAAAACGGATTCGTCCTATGGCACTTCCAAAAGCTCTTCCAAACATGGCGGCTGGAAATATTGCCATGCAGGTCGGTGCCAATGGTGTCTGCAAGTGTGTCATCACAGCCTGTGCTTCGTCAAATGATGCCTTGGGTGAAGCCTTCCGTGAAATCAAGTTTGGTTTCCAAGATGTTATGTTGGCAGGTGGTTCAGAAGCGGCGATTACTCCCTTTGCCATCGGTGGTTTCCAGGCTTTGACAGCTATGTCGACAACTGAGGATCCAAGTCGCGCTTCCATTCCTTTTGACAAGGACCGCAATGGTTTTGTCATGGGAGAAGGGGCTGCGGTCTTGGTCTTGGAAAGTTTGGAGCATGCAGAGGCGCGTGGGGCAACCATCTTGGCTGAAATCGTCGGCTATGGAAATACCTGCGATGCCCACCACATGACCTCTCCACACCCAGAAGGTTTGGGTGCTATCAAGGCTATGAAGTTGGCCATTTCAGAAGCAGGTTTGGAGCCAGCTGATATTGACTACATCAATGCCCATGGAACTTCGACACCGGCTAATGAAAAAGGGGAAAGTCAAGCTATCGTATCCGTCTTCGGCAAGAACACGCCAGTTTCTTCCACTAAGTCCTTCACTGGTCACTTGTTGGGTGCAGCGGGTGCCGTTGAAGCGGCGGCTGTTATTGAGGCCATGCGTCATTCTTACGCACCAAAGACAGCAGGTACGACAGAATTGTCTGACTACATTGAGGCGGATGTCATCTACGGTCAAGGCCGTGACATGGAAATCCGTCATGCCATTTCAAATACATTTGGCTTTGGAGGTCACAACTCGGTGATTGCCTTCAAGCGTTGGGAGGCCTAA
- the fabG gene encoding 3-oxoacyl-[acyl-carrier-protein] reductase — translation MELTNKNVFVTGSSRGIGLAIAHKFASLGANVVLNGRGQLGQDLLDSFSSYGVKVVAISGDISSSADAKRMVAEAVEDLGSVDILVNNAGITKDGMALRMTEEDFESVLSINLTGTFNMTQAVLKPMTKAREGAIINLSSVVGLTGNAGQANYAASKAGVIGFTKSIAREVASRNVRVNAIAPGFIQSDMTDVLSDKIKDAMLGQIPMKRFGLTEEVADVAVFLAKQEYLTGQVIAIDGGLTMQ, via the coding sequence ATGGAACTTACCAATAAAAATGTGTTTGTTACAGGTTCAAGTCGTGGAATTGGCTTGGCCATTGCCCATAAGTTTGCTAGCCTTGGTGCCAATGTGGTGCTAAATGGTCGTGGTCAGCTGGGGCAGGACTTGCTGGATAGCTTTTCAAGCTACGGTGTCAAAGTGGTGGCGATTTCAGGAGATATTTCCAGCTCGGCAGATGCCAAACGGATGGTGGCTGAGGCAGTTGAGGATCTTGGAAGTGTTGATATCTTGGTCAACAATGCAGGAATTACAAAAGATGGTATGGCCTTGCGAATGACGGAAGAAGATTTCGAGAGCGTTTTGAGTATCAATCTAACAGGGACCTTTAATATGACCCAGGCTGTTTTGAAACCGATGACCAAGGCACGTGAAGGGGCTATTATCAACCTTTCTAGTGTGGTCGGTTTGACAGGGAATGCTGGCCAGGCCAACTATGCTGCTTCTAAGGCAGGTGTGATCGGCTTTACAAAATCCATTGCTCGTGAAGTCGCTAGTCGCAATGTTCGTGTCAATGCTATCGCACCAGGCTTTATCCAGTCCGATATGACAGATGTTCTGTCTGATAAAATCAAGGATGCCATGTTGGGGCAAATTCCTATGAAACGCTTTGGCTTGACGGAAGAAGTAGCGGATGTAGCTGTGTTCTTGGCTAAGCAAGAATACCTAACTGGACAAGTGATTGCCATTGATGGTGGCTTGACCATGCAGTAA